A genome region from Alicyclobacillus acidocaldarius subsp. acidocaldarius DSM 446 includes the following:
- a CDS encoding helix-turn-helix domain-containing protein, which produces METLGQKIRALRKARGMTQSELARGLATASMISQIESDRTMPSAQLLAHIAARLGVDVSEFQRELAGSSEEAHTYRRAKQLAEQGHYEEAIRHFLSLSWPLHSQFRPELVFQDMGDCYLKVGDYEQAARLYDALVFAGFARGDMSSVVRGYYYGALARRRLQRDEEAILYLQRARQALAASGLQMPLRLKIEMTLARLLLQYGPMEQARALYEGILARDAEPMSAVDRAHAHHGLACAAAAVGDYQAAIEHARRAIELHEDAGNRALAMRCRINLGAFLRLGGDVEGALSHLLDLEDRTSPRDEVLRVALDHELALTYQALHQPALAMERVSRALAMTRVGPEIRAQLHLLAAALGVELGDLDRAESELRALDELVAERPDVAPPGYLHLKAEVYLRKGSTPEILQLCEEAVTQATQRLPERPWASPGRFWVFPRQ; this is translated from the coding sequence ATGGAGACGCTTGGTCAAAAGATTCGCGCGCTGCGCAAGGCGCGTGGCATGACCCAGTCCGAGCTCGCTCGAGGACTCGCCACGGCCAGCATGATCAGCCAGATCGAATCCGACAGGACGATGCCCTCCGCCCAACTGTTGGCGCATATCGCGGCACGGCTCGGCGTCGATGTCTCGGAGTTCCAGAGGGAGCTCGCCGGATCGTCCGAGGAGGCTCACACGTACCGCCGCGCCAAGCAACTTGCGGAGCAGGGGCACTATGAAGAAGCCATTCGGCATTTTCTTTCGCTCTCCTGGCCGCTCCACTCGCAGTTTCGCCCCGAACTCGTCTTTCAGGATATGGGCGACTGTTATCTGAAGGTTGGCGACTACGAACAGGCCGCCCGCCTCTACGACGCGTTGGTATTCGCGGGGTTTGCGCGCGGCGACATGTCGAGCGTGGTCCGAGGTTACTATTATGGCGCACTCGCGCGGCGGCGGTTGCAGCGAGACGAGGAGGCCATCCTGTATCTGCAGCGCGCGCGCCAAGCTCTCGCGGCATCCGGGCTTCAAATGCCCCTCCGCCTGAAGATCGAGATGACCCTCGCTCGGCTGCTTCTTCAGTATGGCCCCATGGAGCAGGCGAGAGCCCTCTACGAAGGGATCCTGGCGCGCGACGCGGAACCGATGTCCGCAGTCGATCGCGCCCACGCCCACCACGGACTCGCATGTGCGGCGGCGGCCGTCGGCGACTATCAAGCGGCCATCGAACATGCGCGGCGCGCCATCGAACTGCACGAAGACGCCGGCAACCGCGCCTTGGCGATGCGCTGTCGCATCAATTTGGGAGCGTTCTTGCGGCTCGGAGGAGATGTCGAGGGCGCGTTGTCCCACCTGCTGGATCTTGAGGATAGGACGAGCCCTCGAGACGAAGTGCTTCGCGTCGCGCTCGATCACGAATTGGCGCTCACCTACCAGGCGCTTCACCAACCCGCGCTCGCGATGGAGCGCGTATCCCGGGCGCTGGCGATGACCCGCGTCGGCCCAGAGATCCGAGCCCAGCTTCACCTACTCGCGGCCGCGCTTGGCGTCGAGTTGGGCGATCTCGACCGGGCCGAGTCGGAGCTTCGCGCCCTAGACGAGCTTGTCGCCGAGCGCCCCGACGTTGCGCCTCCAGGCTACCTCCACCTGAAGGCCGAGGTGTATCTGCGCAAGGGAAGCACCCCCGAGATCCTGCAGCTCTGCGAGGAGGCCGTGACCCAGGCGACTCAGCGCCTTCCCGAGCGGCCGTGGGCCTCGCCGGGTCGATTCTGGGTATTTCCCCGCCAATAA
- a CDS encoding D-alanyl-D-alanine carboxypeptidase family protein, with protein sequence MKRHSRALGLGLGALCLVATSAAPQVARAASAPGIVQIREAADAGPTQSAPAASVDLAKQARSAVLMDFATGKVLYAKNAHERLPMASITKIMTLLLIFEAIDSGKLKWTDRVQASERAASMGGSQIFLEPGETMTVRDLVKGIAIASANDACVAMAEHLDGSEEAFVARMNQRAKELGMTDTHFANCNGLPAPNHYSSAHDIAVMSRALLMHPEITAFTSVYSDYLRKDTDHPLWLVNTNKLVRFYDGVDGLKTGYTQEAKYCLSATAKRDGFRVIAVVMGEPKPTVRNAEIAAMLNYAFAHYKSVQVYPRGHVVGQVAVKRGTRDRVEAVTAEPVAFVTERSSKTAYTTEIQWMTLKAPVSRGQVVGHVLVKSGGQIVANVPVVAKDDVPKATFFQSLGKTVKKVITFGQAQ encoded by the coding sequence ATGAAGCGGCATTCTCGCGCCCTCGGGCTCGGCCTCGGCGCCCTGTGTCTCGTCGCGACGAGCGCTGCGCCCCAAGTCGCTCGTGCGGCCTCGGCGCCCGGGATCGTTCAAATTCGCGAGGCGGCGGACGCCGGCCCGACGCAATCTGCGCCGGCCGCGAGCGTCGATCTCGCCAAACAGGCGAGGTCCGCGGTCCTGATGGATTTTGCGACCGGGAAGGTGCTTTACGCGAAAAACGCCCACGAGCGCCTGCCCATGGCGAGCATCACGAAGATCATGACGCTCCTTCTCATTTTTGAGGCGATCGACAGCGGCAAGTTGAAGTGGACCGATCGCGTCCAAGCGAGCGAGCGAGCCGCCAGCATGGGCGGATCGCAGATCTTTCTCGAACCCGGTGAGACGATGACCGTGCGCGACCTCGTGAAGGGCATCGCCATCGCTTCGGCCAACGACGCCTGCGTCGCCATGGCCGAGCACCTCGATGGAAGCGAAGAGGCGTTCGTCGCTCGCATGAACCAACGCGCGAAGGAGCTCGGCATGACCGACACGCACTTCGCCAACTGCAACGGGCTTCCTGCCCCAAACCATTATTCCAGTGCGCACGACATCGCCGTCATGTCGAGGGCGCTTCTCATGCATCCCGAGATCACGGCGTTCACCTCGGTGTACAGCGACTACTTGCGCAAGGACACGGATCACCCGCTCTGGCTCGTCAACACCAACAAACTCGTCCGCTTCTACGACGGGGTGGACGGGCTGAAGACGGGCTACACGCAGGAGGCGAAATATTGTCTTTCCGCCACGGCGAAGCGCGATGGGTTTCGCGTGATCGCCGTGGTGATGGGCGAGCCGAAACCCACGGTCCGAAATGCGGAAATTGCGGCCATGCTGAATTACGCGTTTGCGCACTACAAATCGGTCCAAGTGTATCCCCGCGGCCATGTGGTGGGGCAAGTCGCGGTCAAGCGTGGCACGCGCGATCGCGTCGAGGCGGTGACGGCCGAACCGGTGGCCTTTGTCACCGAGCGTTCCAGCAAAACCGCGTATACCACCGAGATCCAGTGGATGACGCTGAAGGCACCGGTGTCTCGCGGCCAGGTGGTCGGACACGTGCTGGTGAAATCCGGCGGTCAGATTGTGGCGAATGTGCCGGTTGTCGCGAAGGACGACGTGCCGAAGGCGACGTTCTTCCAGAGCCTTGGCAAGACCGTGAAGAAAGTGATCACGTTCGGCCAGGCCCAATGA